A region from the Cydia fagiglandana chromosome 23, ilCydFagi1.1, whole genome shotgun sequence genome encodes:
- the LOC134675797 gene encoding macro domain-containing protein RSc0334-like: MLSPVYRSLFSLIPSPSRKVLPFVQILQHSSASFKNMTSPAKWKIEKTRILNMPLDEKIKLYASPDYVTLESVSPWDDCIRTQKGLESKKHNLEDLEVFQRAKIDNEKNTELIRKVSIFKGDITKLEVDAIVNAANSLLKAGGGVDGAIHRAAGPLLQQECNTLGGCPTGQAKVTGGYNLPAKYVIHTVGPQNGSAPDLQSCYEKCLSYVKEYDIKSIAFPCISTGIYGFPNRLAAHIALKTARKFLEENLNMNRIIFCTFLPIDVDIYETLMQMYFPMYERRYNDGASVTE, from the exons ATGTTATCGCCGGTATATCGCTCTTTATTTTCCTTGATTCCGAGCCCATCACGTAAAGTTTTACCGTTCGTCCAAATTCTACAACACAGTTCCGCTTCCTTTAAAAACATGACGTCGCCAGCGAAGTGGAAAATCGAGAAAACCAGGATTTTAAACATGCCGTTAgacgaaaaaataaaactttacgcGTCGCCAGACTACGTAACTCTCGAGAGTGTTTCCCCTTGGGATGACTGTATTAGAACGCAAAAGGGTCTTGAGTCTAAAAAGCACAATCTGGAAGACTTGGAAGTATTTCAGAGGGCTAAAATTGACAACGAGAAGAACACTGAATTGATCAGAAAGGTCTCAATTTTCAAAGGGGATATTACGAAACTTGAA GTGGATGCTATAGTGAACGCGGCTAATTCTCTCCTAAAGGCTGGTGGAGGCGTTGACGGAGCCATCCATAGGGCTGCTGGACCTCTATTACAG cAAGAATGCAACACCCTGGGAGGCTGCCCTACTGGTCAGGCCAAGGTCACTGGAGGCTATAACTTGCCGGCTAAAT ATGTCATCCACACAGTGGGCCCTCAAAATGGCTCAGCACCAGACCTCCAATCCTGCTACGAGAAATGCCTATCGTACGTGAAGGAATACGATATTAAATCCATCGCGTTCCCCTGCATCTCAACTGGAATCTACGGGTTCCCTAACCGCCTAGCGGCCCACATTGCTTTGAAGACTGCGAGGAAATTTCTAGAAGAGAATCTAAATATGAACCGAATCATTTTCTGCACTTTCCTGCCGATTGATGTGGATATATATGAGACTTTGATGCAGATGTATTTTCCTATGTACGAACGGAGATATAATGATGGGGCCAGTGTGACTGAATAA